The following coding sequences are from one Anguilla rostrata isolate EN2019 chromosome 16, ASM1855537v3, whole genome shotgun sequence window:
- the LOC135241739 gene encoding GTPase HRas-like, whose amino-acid sequence MTEYKLVVVGAGGVGKSALTIQLIQNHFVDEYDPTIEDSYRKQVVIDGETCLLDILDTAGQEEYSAMRDQYMRTGEGFLCVFAINNTKSFEDIHQYREQIKRVKDSDDVPMVLVGNKCDLPARTVDTRQAQDLARSYGIPYIETSAKTRQGVEDAFYTLVREIRQHKLRKLNPPDDSGQDCLRCRCVVS is encoded by the exons ATGACTGAGTACAaactggtggtggtgggagcAGGAGGTGTGGGCAAGAGCGCTCTCACCATCCAGCTCATCCAGAACCACTTTGTGGACGAATACGACCCCACCATCGAG GACTCGTACAGGAAGCAGGTGGTGATCGACGGGGAGACGTGCCTGCTGGACATCCTGGACACGGCGGGTCAAGAGGAGTACAGCGCCATGCGGGACCAGTACATGAGGACCGGCGAGGGCTTCCTCTGCGTCTTCGCCATCAACAACACCAAGTCGTTCGAGGACATACaccagtacag ggAACAGATCAAGCGGGTGAAGGACTCTGACGACGTGCCCATGGTGCTGGTGGGTAATAAGTGTGACCTCCCAGCGCGGACGGTGGACACGCGGCAGGCCCAGGACCTCGCCCGCAGCTACGGGATCCCCTACATCGAGACCTCGGCCAAAACCCGGCAG GGCGTTGAGGATGCCTTCTACACCCTGGTCCGCGAGATCCGACAGCACAAGCTGCGCAAGCTGAACCCGCCCGACGACAGCGGCCAGGACTGCCTGCGGTGCCGCTGTGTGGTGTCCTGA
- the LOC135241906 gene encoding tumor susceptibility gene 101 protein-like isoform X2: MATVTVKTLKKMLSAKYKHVSLAAHDIITVVSMYKDLKPVMDAYVFNDGSFRDFMSLRGTVPVNYSGNVYNIPVCLWLMDTHPYNPPICFVKPTSAMMIKTGKHIDANGKIYLPYLHEWKHPQSDLYRLIQVMIVVFGEEPPVFSRPTTPRILLTPEHPSRQSPAPEHINLMADSGISTTGNGDTVKPTLSTSDQTELASDDCKPSLTLSAAESSKSSCRLSAPETHPATASAPESRPAAVSAPEMLPPALASLCLSGTTMPASEESVLQRQKLQLEIEVLQRQKQVLEIQEEYYSIKLRRLLGDDA; this comes from the exons ATGGCCACTGTCACCGTAAAAACGCTGAAGAAAATGCTTTCCGCG aAATACAAGCACGTCAGTTTGGCTGCTCACGATATCATCACCGTGGTCTCCATGTACAAGGATCTGAAACCTGTGATGGATGCTTACG TTTTCAATGACGGTTCCTTCAGAGACTTCATGAGTCTACGAGGAACCGTGCCGGTGAATTACAGCG GAAACGTGTACAACATTCCAGTGTGCCTCTGGCTCATGGACACACACCCCTACAACCCCCCCATCTGCTTTGTGAAGCCCACCAGTGCCATGATGATCAAGACTGGCAAACACATCGATGCCAACGGCAAGATCTACCTGCCCTACCTGCACGAGTGGAAGCAT CCCCAGTCGGACCTGTACAGGCTAATCCAGGTGATGATCGTGGTGTTTGGGGAGGAGCCTCCAGTGTTTTCCCGCCCCACAACACCGAGGATCTTGCTGACTCCTGAACACCCCAGCC GTCAAAGTCCAGCCCCTGAACACATAAACCTGATGGCTGACTCTGGTATCAGTACCACAGGGAATGGGGACACTGTGAAACCAACTCTGAG CACCAGTGACCAAACTGAATTGGCCTCAGATGATTGCaaaccctccctcaccctctcagcTGCAGAAAGCAGCAAATCGTCCTGCAGACTCTCAGCCCCTGAAACCCATCCAGCAACTGCATCGGCCCCTGAAAGCCGTCCAGCAGCTGTATCGGCCCCTGAGATGCTGCCCCCTGCCCTGGCTTCTCTCTGCTTGTCTGGCACCACCATGCCTGCCTCAGAGgagtctgtgctgcagagacAGAAGCTCCAGCTGGAGATAGAGGTGCTGCAGCGGCAGAAACAGGTTCTGGAGATACAGGAGGAGTACTACTCCATTAAACTAAGACGCCTGCTTGGAGACGATGCATAG
- the LOC135241906 gene encoding tumor susceptibility gene 101 protein-like isoform X1, which produces MATVTVKTLKKMLSAKYKHVSLAAHDIITVVSMYKDLKPVMDAYVFNDGSFRDFMSLRGTVPVNYSGNVYNIPVCLWLMDTHPYNPPICFVKPTSAMMIKTGKHIDANGKIYLPYLHEWKHPQSDLYRLIQVMIVVFGEEPPVFSRPTTPRILLTPEHPSLVGQSPAPEHINLMADSGISTTGNGDTVKPTLSTSDQTELASDDCKPSLTLSAAESSKSSCRLSAPETHPATASAPESRPAAVSAPEMLPPALASLCLSGTTMPASEESVLQRQKLQLEIEVLQRQKQVLEIQEEYYSIKLRRLLGDDA; this is translated from the exons ATGGCCACTGTCACCGTAAAAACGCTGAAGAAAATGCTTTCCGCG aAATACAAGCACGTCAGTTTGGCTGCTCACGATATCATCACCGTGGTCTCCATGTACAAGGATCTGAAACCTGTGATGGATGCTTACG TTTTCAATGACGGTTCCTTCAGAGACTTCATGAGTCTACGAGGAACCGTGCCGGTGAATTACAGCG GAAACGTGTACAACATTCCAGTGTGCCTCTGGCTCATGGACACACACCCCTACAACCCCCCCATCTGCTTTGTGAAGCCCACCAGTGCCATGATGATCAAGACTGGCAAACACATCGATGCCAACGGCAAGATCTACCTGCCCTACCTGCACGAGTGGAAGCAT CCCCAGTCGGACCTGTACAGGCTAATCCAGGTGATGATCGTGGTGTTTGGGGAGGAGCCTCCAGTGTTTTCCCGCCCCACAACACCGAGGATCTTGCTGACTCCTGAACACCCCAGCC TTGTAGGTCAAAGTCCAGCCCCTGAACACATAAACCTGATGGCTGACTCTGGTATCAGTACCACAGGGAATGGGGACACTGTGAAACCAACTCTGAG CACCAGTGACCAAACTGAATTGGCCTCAGATGATTGCaaaccctccctcaccctctcagcTGCAGAAAGCAGCAAATCGTCCTGCAGACTCTCAGCCCCTGAAACCCATCCAGCAACTGCATCGGCCCCTGAAAGCCGTCCAGCAGCTGTATCGGCCCCTGAGATGCTGCCCCCTGCCCTGGCTTCTCTCTGCTTGTCTGGCACCACCATGCCTGCCTCAGAGgagtctgtgctgcagagacAGAAGCTCCAGCTGGAGATAGAGGTGCTGCAGCGGCAGAAACAGGTTCTGGAGATACAGGAGGAGTACTACTCCATTAAACTAAGACGCCTGCTTGGAGACGATGCATAG